One region of Budorcas taxicolor isolate Tak-1 chromosome 3, Takin1.1, whole genome shotgun sequence genomic DNA includes:
- the ADAMTSL4 gene encoding ADAMTS-like protein 4 isoform X3, whose product MLLLSLPQLCLDQEVLSGHSLQTPSEESQGPEGVWGPWDQWASCSQPCGVGVQRRSRTCQLPTIQLHQGLPLPPRPPRHPEALLPRGQGTRPQTSRETLPLYRPPPRGRGGPLRGPASQLGREEAPETQGARRSRVRDPIKPGMFGYGRVPFALPLHRNRRHPRRPPRSELSQTSDLPSLTLRTEPPSTNHTQKTELSPTESSAHTLPPQVEPSPEAPQTAVPSRARPAPTGPHPRAQASGTEPSFHSPSPGEGSSFHLSLQPRRPSSQGWANPRLADRHPNPFLSVPWGRGQQSREQWRPGGHLHGSLTESAPPQPDGWLPLLSSGPSSSPLWSLFAPSSPVPRCSGESEQLRACSQAPCPPEQPDPRALQCAAFDSQEFMGQLYQWEPFTEVQGSQRCELNCRPRGFRFYVRHTQKVQDGTLCQPGALDICVAGRCLSPGCDGILGSGRHPDGCGVCGGDDSTCRLVSGNLTERGGPLGYQKILSIPAGASRLQIAQLRPSSNYLALRGPGGRSIINGNWAVDPPGSYTAGGTVFRYNRPPREEGAGESLSAEGPTTQPVDVYMIFQEENPGVFYQYVISSPPPNLENPTPEPRVPQLQPEILRVEPPPVSAPRPARTPGTLQRQVRIPQMPAPPPPRTPMGSPAGYWKRVGHSECSASCGKGVWRPIFLCVSRESGDELDERSCAMGARPPASQEPCHGPPCPPYWEAGEWTSCSRSCGPGTQHRQLRCRQEFGGGGSSVPPERCGHLPRPNITQPCQLRLCGHWEVRSSWSQCSVRCGRGQRSRQVRCVGNNGDEVSEQECASGPPRPPSREACDMGPCTTAWFHSDWSSKCSAECGTGIQRRSVVCLGSGEAHGMSQEEAGAGAGEQTCAPRSRPPDMRACSLGPCEVSWCWYTGPWAECSSECGSGTQRRDVICVSKLGTEFNVTSPSNCSHLPRPPALQPCQGQDCQDRWFSTPWSPCSRSCQGGVQTREVQCLTANQTLSIRCPLHLRPARKRSCNSQPCSQRPDDQCKDSSPHCPLVVQARLCVYPYYTATCCRSCAHVLERSSPEPA is encoded by the exons ATGCTGCTTCTGTCCCTCCCTCAGCTCTGCCTGGATCAGGAG GTGTTGTCTGGACACTCTCTTCAGACACCCTCTGAGGAGAGCCAAGGCCCTGAAGGGGTCTGGGGTCCTTGGGACCAGTGGGCCTCTTGCTCCCAGCCCTGTGGGGTTGGGGTACAGCGCCGGAGCCGGACATGTCAGCTCCCTACAATTCAACTCCACCAGGGCCTGCCCCTTCCACCCCGGCCCCCAAGACATCCAGAAGCCCTGCTTCCCCGGGGTCAAGGCACCAGACCGCAGACTTCCCGAGAAACCCTTCCCCTATACAGGCCACCGCCTCGAGGAAGAGGTGGCCCTCTTCGAGGTCCTGCTTCTCAATTAGGGAGAGAGGAGGCTCCGGAGACTCAAGGAGCcaggag GTCCCGGGTTCGAGACCCCATCAAGCCAGGAATGTTTGGCTATGGGAGGGTGCCTTTTGCTTTGCCGCTCCATCGGAACCGCAGGCATCCCCGAAGACCACCCAGATCTGAACTCTCTCAAACCTCAGATCTTCCATCCCTGACTCTGAGAACAGAGCCACCTTCCACAAACCACACCCAGAAAACAGAACTGTCTCCTACAGAATCTTCTGCCCACACCCTCCCACCCCAAGTAGAACCAAGCCCCGAAGCTCCTCAGACAGCAGTGCCCTCTAGAGCCAGGCCAGCCCCCACAGGGCCACACCCCAGAGCCCAGGCCTCTGGCACAGAGCCCTCCTTTCATTCCCCATCCCCAGGAGAAGGTAGCTCCTTTCACCTGTCCCTTCAGCCAAGAAGGCCAAGTTCCCAGGGTTGGGCCAATCCCAGGCTGGCAGACAGACACCCTAATCCTTTCCTTTCTGTGCCTTGGGGCCGAGGCCAGCAGAGCCGGGAGCAGTGGAGACCTGGGGGGCATCTCCACGGGTCCCTCACAGAgtctgcccctccccagccagaTGGCTGGCTGCCTCTGCTGAGCTCTGGCCCCAGCTCCAGCCCACTCTGGAGCCTCTTTGCTCCCAGTAGCCCTGTCCCAAGATGTTCTGGGGAGAGTGAACAGCTGAGAGCCTGCAGCCAAGCG CCCTGCCCCCCTGAGCAGCCAGACCCCCGGGCCCTGCAGTGTGCAGCCTTTGACTCCCAGGAGTTCATGGGCCAACTGTACCAGTGGGAGCCCTTCACGGAAG TTCAGGGTTCTCAGCGCTGTGAGCTGAACTGCCGTCCCCGTGGCTTCCGCTTCTATGTCCGTCACACCCAAAAGGTCCAGGACGGGACCCTGTGTCAGCCCGGAGCCCTGGACATCTGTGTGGCTGGACGCTGTCTG AGCCCTGGCTGTGATGGCATCCTCGGCTCTGGCCGGCATCCAGATGGCTGTGGCGTCTGTGGGGGTGATGATTCTACCTGTCGCCTCGTCTCGGGGAACCTCACCGAGCGGGGTGGCCCTCTGGGTTATCAGAAGATCTTATCCATTCCTGCCGGGGCCTCCCGACTCCAGATTGCCCAGCTCCGGCCCAGCTCCAACTACCTTG CACTTCGAGGTCCTGGGGGCCGGTCCATCATCAATGGAAACTGGGCTGTGGATCCCCCTGGGTCCTATACCGCCGGCGGGACTGTCTTCCGGTACAACCGTCCTCCCCGGGAGGAGGGCGCTGGGGAGAGTCTGTCCGCAGAAGGCCCCACCACCCAGCCCGTGGATGTCTAC atGATCTTTCAGGAGGAAAACCCAGGTGTTTTCTATCAGTATGTCATCTCTTCACCTCCCCCGAACCTTGAGAACCCCACTCCAGAGCCTCGTGTTCCTCAACTCCAGCCTG AGATTTTGAGGGTAGAGCCCCCTCCTGTTTCAGCGCCCCGCCCTGCCCGCACCCCAGGCACCCTCCAGCGGCAGGTGAGGATCCCCCAGATgcccgccccaccccctcccaggacACCCATGGGGTCTCCAGCCGGATACTGGAAACGAGTGGGACACTCAGAGTGCTCGGCATCCTGTGGGAAAG GTGTTTGGCGCCCCATCTTCCTCTGCGTTTCTCGAGAGTCAGGAGACGAGCTGGATGAACGCAGCTGTGCCATGGGTGCCAGGCCGCCAGCCTCCCAGGAGCCCTGCCATGGCCCCCCATGCCCACCATA CTGGGAGGCTGGCGAGTGGACATCCTGCAGCCGTTCATGTGGGCCGGGCACCCAGCACCGTCAGCTACGCTGCCGGCAGGAGTTTGGAGGCGGCGGCTCCTCAGTGCCCCCGGAGCGCTGCGGGCACCTGCCCCGGCCCAACATCACCCAGCCCTGCCAGCTGCGCCTCTGCGGCCATTGGGAGGTTCGCTCGTCCTGGAGCCAG TGCTCTGTGCGATGCGGGCGCGGCCAGAGGAGCCGGCAGGTCCGCTGTGTCGGCAACAACGGGGATGAAGTGAGTGAGCAGGAGTGCGCCTCAGGGCCCCCGCGGCCCCCCAGCAGAGAGGCCTGTGACATGGGGCCCTGCACCACGGCCTGGTTCCACAGCGACTGGAGCTCCAAG TGCTCAGCGGAGTGTGGGACGGGAATCCAGAGACGTTCTGTGGTCTGCCTTGGGAGTGGGGAGGCCCACGGGATGAGCCAGGAGGAAGCAGGGGCAGGAGCCGGTGAGCAGACCTGTGCACCCAGAAGCCGGCCCCCTGACATGCGTGCCTGCAGCCTGGGGCCCTGTGAGGTGTCATGGTGCTGGTACACTGGGCCCTGGGCGGAG TGCTCCTCAGAGTGCGGCTCTGGCACGCAGCGTAGAGACGTCATCTGTGTGTCCAAACTGGGGACTGAGTTCAACGTGACTTCTCCTAGCAACTGTTCCCACcttcccaggccccctgccctgcAGCCCTGTCAAGGGCAGGACTGCCAGGACCGGTGGTTTTCTACACCCTGGAGTCCG TGTTCTCGCTCCTGCCAGGGCGGCGTGCAGACAAGGGAGGTCCAGTGCCTGACTGCCAATCAGACCCTCAGCATCCGATGCCCTCTTCACCTGCGGCCCGCCAGGAAACGATCCTGTAACAGCCAGCCCTGCAGCCAGCGCCCTG atGACCAATGCAAGGACAGCTCTCCACACTGCCCCCTGGTGGTGCAGGCCCGGCTCTGCGTCTATCCCTACTACACAGCCACCTGTTGCCGCTCTTGTGCCCATGTCCTGGAGCGGTCTTCCCCAGAGCCTGCCTGA
- the ADAMTSL4 gene encoding ADAMTS-like protein 4 isoform X2, with product MDKWAGRPRLCLMLLLSLPQLCLDQEVLSGHSLQTPSEESQGPEGVWGPWDQWASCSQPCGVGVQRRSRTCQLPTIQLHQGLPLPPRPPRHPEALLPRGQGTRPQTSRETLPLYRPPPRGRGGPLRGPASQLGREEAPETQGARRSRVRDPIKPGMFGYGRVPFALPLHRNRRHPRRPPRSELSQTSDLPSLTLRTEPPSTNHTQKTELSPTESSAHTLPPQVEPSPEAPQTAVPSRARPAPTGPHPRAQASGTEPSFHSPSPGEGSSFHLSLQPRRPSSQGWANPRLADRHPNPFLSVPWGRGQQSREQWRPGGHLHGSLTESAPPQPDGWLPLLSSGPSSSPLWSLFAPSSPVPRCSGESEQLRACSQAPCPPEQPDPRALQCAAFDSQEFMGQLYQWEPFTEVQGSQRCELNCRPRGFRFYVRHTQKVQDGTLCQPGALDICVAGRCLSPGCDGILGSGRHPDGCGVCGGDDSTCRLVSGNLTERGGPLGYQKILSIPAGASRLQIAQLRPSSNYLALRGPGGRSIINGNWAVDPPGSYTAGGTVFRYNRPPREEGAGESLSAEGPTTQPVDVYMIFQEENPGVFYQYVISSPPPNLENPTPEPRVPQLQPEILRVEPPPVSAPRPARTPGTLQRQVRIPQMPAPPPPRTPMGSPAGYWKRVGHSECSASCGKGVWRPIFLCVSRESGDELDERSCAMGARPPASQEPCHGPPCPPYWEAGEWTSCSRSCGPGTQHRQLRCRQEFGGGGSSVPPERCGHLPRPNITQPCQLRLCGHWEVRSSWSQCSVRCGRGQRSRQVRCVGNNGDEVSEQECASGPPRPPSREACDMGPCTTAWFHSDWSSKCSAECGTGIQRRSVVCLGSGEAHGMSQEEAGAGAGEQTCAPRSRPPDMRACSLGPCEVSWCWYTGPWAECSSECGSGTQRRDVICVSKLGTEFNVTSPSNCSHLPRPPALQPCQGQDCQDRWFSTPWSPCSRSCQGGVQTREVQCLTANQTLSIRCPLHLRPARKRSCNSQPCSQRPDDQCKDSSPHCPLVVQARLCVYPYYTATCCRSCAHVLERSSPEPA from the exons ATGGATAAGTGGGCGGGCAG GCCCCGGTTGTGTCTGATGCTGCTTCTGTCCCTCCCTCAGCTCTGCCTGGATCAGGAG GTGTTGTCTGGACACTCTCTTCAGACACCCTCTGAGGAGAGCCAAGGCCCTGAAGGGGTCTGGGGTCCTTGGGACCAGTGGGCCTCTTGCTCCCAGCCCTGTGGGGTTGGGGTACAGCGCCGGAGCCGGACATGTCAGCTCCCTACAATTCAACTCCACCAGGGCCTGCCCCTTCCACCCCGGCCCCCAAGACATCCAGAAGCCCTGCTTCCCCGGGGTCAAGGCACCAGACCGCAGACTTCCCGAGAAACCCTTCCCCTATACAGGCCACCGCCTCGAGGAAGAGGTGGCCCTCTTCGAGGTCCTGCTTCTCAATTAGGGAGAGAGGAGGCTCCGGAGACTCAAGGAGCcaggag GTCCCGGGTTCGAGACCCCATCAAGCCAGGAATGTTTGGCTATGGGAGGGTGCCTTTTGCTTTGCCGCTCCATCGGAACCGCAGGCATCCCCGAAGACCACCCAGATCTGAACTCTCTCAAACCTCAGATCTTCCATCCCTGACTCTGAGAACAGAGCCACCTTCCACAAACCACACCCAGAAAACAGAACTGTCTCCTACAGAATCTTCTGCCCACACCCTCCCACCCCAAGTAGAACCAAGCCCCGAAGCTCCTCAGACAGCAGTGCCCTCTAGAGCCAGGCCAGCCCCCACAGGGCCACACCCCAGAGCCCAGGCCTCTGGCACAGAGCCCTCCTTTCATTCCCCATCCCCAGGAGAAGGTAGCTCCTTTCACCTGTCCCTTCAGCCAAGAAGGCCAAGTTCCCAGGGTTGGGCCAATCCCAGGCTGGCAGACAGACACCCTAATCCTTTCCTTTCTGTGCCTTGGGGCCGAGGCCAGCAGAGCCGGGAGCAGTGGAGACCTGGGGGGCATCTCCACGGGTCCCTCACAGAgtctgcccctccccagccagaTGGCTGGCTGCCTCTGCTGAGCTCTGGCCCCAGCTCCAGCCCACTCTGGAGCCTCTTTGCTCCCAGTAGCCCTGTCCCAAGATGTTCTGGGGAGAGTGAACAGCTGAGAGCCTGCAGCCAAGCG CCCTGCCCCCCTGAGCAGCCAGACCCCCGGGCCCTGCAGTGTGCAGCCTTTGACTCCCAGGAGTTCATGGGCCAACTGTACCAGTGGGAGCCCTTCACGGAAG TTCAGGGTTCTCAGCGCTGTGAGCTGAACTGCCGTCCCCGTGGCTTCCGCTTCTATGTCCGTCACACCCAAAAGGTCCAGGACGGGACCCTGTGTCAGCCCGGAGCCCTGGACATCTGTGTGGCTGGACGCTGTCTG AGCCCTGGCTGTGATGGCATCCTCGGCTCTGGCCGGCATCCAGATGGCTGTGGCGTCTGTGGGGGTGATGATTCTACCTGTCGCCTCGTCTCGGGGAACCTCACCGAGCGGGGTGGCCCTCTGGGTTATCAGAAGATCTTATCCATTCCTGCCGGGGCCTCCCGACTCCAGATTGCCCAGCTCCGGCCCAGCTCCAACTACCTTG CACTTCGAGGTCCTGGGGGCCGGTCCATCATCAATGGAAACTGGGCTGTGGATCCCCCTGGGTCCTATACCGCCGGCGGGACTGTCTTCCGGTACAACCGTCCTCCCCGGGAGGAGGGCGCTGGGGAGAGTCTGTCCGCAGAAGGCCCCACCACCCAGCCCGTGGATGTCTAC atGATCTTTCAGGAGGAAAACCCAGGTGTTTTCTATCAGTATGTCATCTCTTCACCTCCCCCGAACCTTGAGAACCCCACTCCAGAGCCTCGTGTTCCTCAACTCCAGCCTG AGATTTTGAGGGTAGAGCCCCCTCCTGTTTCAGCGCCCCGCCCTGCCCGCACCCCAGGCACCCTCCAGCGGCAGGTGAGGATCCCCCAGATgcccgccccaccccctcccaggacACCCATGGGGTCTCCAGCCGGATACTGGAAACGAGTGGGACACTCAGAGTGCTCGGCATCCTGTGGGAAAG GTGTTTGGCGCCCCATCTTCCTCTGCGTTTCTCGAGAGTCAGGAGACGAGCTGGATGAACGCAGCTGTGCCATGGGTGCCAGGCCGCCAGCCTCCCAGGAGCCCTGCCATGGCCCCCCATGCCCACCATA CTGGGAGGCTGGCGAGTGGACATCCTGCAGCCGTTCATGTGGGCCGGGCACCCAGCACCGTCAGCTACGCTGCCGGCAGGAGTTTGGAGGCGGCGGCTCCTCAGTGCCCCCGGAGCGCTGCGGGCACCTGCCCCGGCCCAACATCACCCAGCCCTGCCAGCTGCGCCTCTGCGGCCATTGGGAGGTTCGCTCGTCCTGGAGCCAG TGCTCTGTGCGATGCGGGCGCGGCCAGAGGAGCCGGCAGGTCCGCTGTGTCGGCAACAACGGGGATGAAGTGAGTGAGCAGGAGTGCGCCTCAGGGCCCCCGCGGCCCCCCAGCAGAGAGGCCTGTGACATGGGGCCCTGCACCACGGCCTGGTTCCACAGCGACTGGAGCTCCAAG TGCTCAGCGGAGTGTGGGACGGGAATCCAGAGACGTTCTGTGGTCTGCCTTGGGAGTGGGGAGGCCCACGGGATGAGCCAGGAGGAAGCAGGGGCAGGAGCCGGTGAGCAGACCTGTGCACCCAGAAGCCGGCCCCCTGACATGCGTGCCTGCAGCCTGGGGCCCTGTGAGGTGTCATGGTGCTGGTACACTGGGCCCTGGGCGGAG TGCTCCTCAGAGTGCGGCTCTGGCACGCAGCGTAGAGACGTCATCTGTGTGTCCAAACTGGGGACTGAGTTCAACGTGACTTCTCCTAGCAACTGTTCCCACcttcccaggccccctgccctgcAGCCCTGTCAAGGGCAGGACTGCCAGGACCGGTGGTTTTCTACACCCTGGAGTCCG TGTTCTCGCTCCTGCCAGGGCGGCGTGCAGACAAGGGAGGTCCAGTGCCTGACTGCCAATCAGACCCTCAGCATCCGATGCCCTCTTCACCTGCGGCCCGCCAGGAAACGATCCTGTAACAGCCAGCCCTGCAGCCAGCGCCCTG atGACCAATGCAAGGACAGCTCTCCACACTGCCCCCTGGTGGTGCAGGCCCGGCTCTGCGTCTATCCCTACTACACAGCCACCTGTTGCCGCTCTTGTGCCCATGTCCTGGAGCGGTCTTCCCCAGAGCCTGCCTGA
- the ADAMTSL4 gene encoding ADAMTS-like protein 4 isoform X1, with amino-acid sequence MGLQDPGVAQGGPRSSCPRQGLCSQPWSPGPTPCPSAPLFPRAFRRLDQAWVLTERNPHPKPRCHSRVFTSGPLLPGPRAIKGGAMDKWAGRPRLCLMLLLSLPQLCLDQEVLSGHSLQTPSEESQGPEGVWGPWDQWASCSQPCGVGVQRRSRTCQLPTIQLHQGLPLPPRPPRHPEALLPRGQGTRPQTSRETLPLYRPPPRGRGGPLRGPASQLGREEAPETQGARRSRVRDPIKPGMFGYGRVPFALPLHRNRRHPRRPPRSELSQTSDLPSLTLRTEPPSTNHTQKTELSPTESSAHTLPPQVEPSPEAPQTAVPSRARPAPTGPHPRAQASGTEPSFHSPSPGEGSSFHLSLQPRRPSSQGWANPRLADRHPNPFLSVPWGRGQQSREQWRPGGHLHGSLTESAPPQPDGWLPLLSSGPSSSPLWSLFAPSSPVPRCSGESEQLRACSQAPCPPEQPDPRALQCAAFDSQEFMGQLYQWEPFTEVQGSQRCELNCRPRGFRFYVRHTQKVQDGTLCQPGALDICVAGRCLSPGCDGILGSGRHPDGCGVCGGDDSTCRLVSGNLTERGGPLGYQKILSIPAGASRLQIAQLRPSSNYLALRGPGGRSIINGNWAVDPPGSYTAGGTVFRYNRPPREEGAGESLSAEGPTTQPVDVYMIFQEENPGVFYQYVISSPPPNLENPTPEPRVPQLQPEILRVEPPPVSAPRPARTPGTLQRQVRIPQMPAPPPPRTPMGSPAGYWKRVGHSECSASCGKGVWRPIFLCVSRESGDELDERSCAMGARPPASQEPCHGPPCPPYWEAGEWTSCSRSCGPGTQHRQLRCRQEFGGGGSSVPPERCGHLPRPNITQPCQLRLCGHWEVRSSWSQCSVRCGRGQRSRQVRCVGNNGDEVSEQECASGPPRPPSREACDMGPCTTAWFHSDWSSKCSAECGTGIQRRSVVCLGSGEAHGMSQEEAGAGAGEQTCAPRSRPPDMRACSLGPCEVSWCWYTGPWAECSSECGSGTQRRDVICVSKLGTEFNVTSPSNCSHLPRPPALQPCQGQDCQDRWFSTPWSPCSRSCQGGVQTREVQCLTANQTLSIRCPLHLRPARKRSCNSQPCSQRPDDQCKDSSPHCPLVVQARLCVYPYYTATCCRSCAHVLERSSPEPA; translated from the exons ATGGGCCTCCAGGACCCAGGAGTGGCACAAGGAGGACCAAGGAGTTCTTGCCCAAGACAGGGACTCTGCAGCCAGCCCTGGAGCCCTGgacccaccccctgcccctcagCGCCACTGTTCCCCAGAG CTTTCCGGAGACTGGACCAGGCTTGGGTCCTTACAGAGCGCAACCCCCACCCGAAGCCCAGATGCCACAGTAGAGTGTTTACTTCCGGTCCCCTcctccctgggcccagggccaTCAAGGGAGGAGCAATGGATAAGTGGGCGGGCAG GCCCCGGTTGTGTCTGATGCTGCTTCTGTCCCTCCCTCAGCTCTGCCTGGATCAGGAG GTGTTGTCTGGACACTCTCTTCAGACACCCTCTGAGGAGAGCCAAGGCCCTGAAGGGGTCTGGGGTCCTTGGGACCAGTGGGCCTCTTGCTCCCAGCCCTGTGGGGTTGGGGTACAGCGCCGGAGCCGGACATGTCAGCTCCCTACAATTCAACTCCACCAGGGCCTGCCCCTTCCACCCCGGCCCCCAAGACATCCAGAAGCCCTGCTTCCCCGGGGTCAAGGCACCAGACCGCAGACTTCCCGAGAAACCCTTCCCCTATACAGGCCACCGCCTCGAGGAAGAGGTGGCCCTCTTCGAGGTCCTGCTTCTCAATTAGGGAGAGAGGAGGCTCCGGAGACTCAAGGAGCcaggag GTCCCGGGTTCGAGACCCCATCAAGCCAGGAATGTTTGGCTATGGGAGGGTGCCTTTTGCTTTGCCGCTCCATCGGAACCGCAGGCATCCCCGAAGACCACCCAGATCTGAACTCTCTCAAACCTCAGATCTTCCATCCCTGACTCTGAGAACAGAGCCACCTTCCACAAACCACACCCAGAAAACAGAACTGTCTCCTACAGAATCTTCTGCCCACACCCTCCCACCCCAAGTAGAACCAAGCCCCGAAGCTCCTCAGACAGCAGTGCCCTCTAGAGCCAGGCCAGCCCCCACAGGGCCACACCCCAGAGCCCAGGCCTCTGGCACAGAGCCCTCCTTTCATTCCCCATCCCCAGGAGAAGGTAGCTCCTTTCACCTGTCCCTTCAGCCAAGAAGGCCAAGTTCCCAGGGTTGGGCCAATCCCAGGCTGGCAGACAGACACCCTAATCCTTTCCTTTCTGTGCCTTGGGGCCGAGGCCAGCAGAGCCGGGAGCAGTGGAGACCTGGGGGGCATCTCCACGGGTCCCTCACAGAgtctgcccctccccagccagaTGGCTGGCTGCCTCTGCTGAGCTCTGGCCCCAGCTCCAGCCCACTCTGGAGCCTCTTTGCTCCCAGTAGCCCTGTCCCAAGATGTTCTGGGGAGAGTGAACAGCTGAGAGCCTGCAGCCAAGCG CCCTGCCCCCCTGAGCAGCCAGACCCCCGGGCCCTGCAGTGTGCAGCCTTTGACTCCCAGGAGTTCATGGGCCAACTGTACCAGTGGGAGCCCTTCACGGAAG TTCAGGGTTCTCAGCGCTGTGAGCTGAACTGCCGTCCCCGTGGCTTCCGCTTCTATGTCCGTCACACCCAAAAGGTCCAGGACGGGACCCTGTGTCAGCCCGGAGCCCTGGACATCTGTGTGGCTGGACGCTGTCTG AGCCCTGGCTGTGATGGCATCCTCGGCTCTGGCCGGCATCCAGATGGCTGTGGCGTCTGTGGGGGTGATGATTCTACCTGTCGCCTCGTCTCGGGGAACCTCACCGAGCGGGGTGGCCCTCTGGGTTATCAGAAGATCTTATCCATTCCTGCCGGGGCCTCCCGACTCCAGATTGCCCAGCTCCGGCCCAGCTCCAACTACCTTG CACTTCGAGGTCCTGGGGGCCGGTCCATCATCAATGGAAACTGGGCTGTGGATCCCCCTGGGTCCTATACCGCCGGCGGGACTGTCTTCCGGTACAACCGTCCTCCCCGGGAGGAGGGCGCTGGGGAGAGTCTGTCCGCAGAAGGCCCCACCACCCAGCCCGTGGATGTCTAC atGATCTTTCAGGAGGAAAACCCAGGTGTTTTCTATCAGTATGTCATCTCTTCACCTCCCCCGAACCTTGAGAACCCCACTCCAGAGCCTCGTGTTCCTCAACTCCAGCCTG AGATTTTGAGGGTAGAGCCCCCTCCTGTTTCAGCGCCCCGCCCTGCCCGCACCCCAGGCACCCTCCAGCGGCAGGTGAGGATCCCCCAGATgcccgccccaccccctcccaggacACCCATGGGGTCTCCAGCCGGATACTGGAAACGAGTGGGACACTCAGAGTGCTCGGCATCCTGTGGGAAAG GTGTTTGGCGCCCCATCTTCCTCTGCGTTTCTCGAGAGTCAGGAGACGAGCTGGATGAACGCAGCTGTGCCATGGGTGCCAGGCCGCCAGCCTCCCAGGAGCCCTGCCATGGCCCCCCATGCCCACCATA CTGGGAGGCTGGCGAGTGGACATCCTGCAGCCGTTCATGTGGGCCGGGCACCCAGCACCGTCAGCTACGCTGCCGGCAGGAGTTTGGAGGCGGCGGCTCCTCAGTGCCCCCGGAGCGCTGCGGGCACCTGCCCCGGCCCAACATCACCCAGCCCTGCCAGCTGCGCCTCTGCGGCCATTGGGAGGTTCGCTCGTCCTGGAGCCAG TGCTCTGTGCGATGCGGGCGCGGCCAGAGGAGCCGGCAGGTCCGCTGTGTCGGCAACAACGGGGATGAAGTGAGTGAGCAGGAGTGCGCCTCAGGGCCCCCGCGGCCCCCCAGCAGAGAGGCCTGTGACATGGGGCCCTGCACCACGGCCTGGTTCCACAGCGACTGGAGCTCCAAG TGCTCAGCGGAGTGTGGGACGGGAATCCAGAGACGTTCTGTGGTCTGCCTTGGGAGTGGGGAGGCCCACGGGATGAGCCAGGAGGAAGCAGGGGCAGGAGCCGGTGAGCAGACCTGTGCACCCAGAAGCCGGCCCCCTGACATGCGTGCCTGCAGCCTGGGGCCCTGTGAGGTGTCATGGTGCTGGTACACTGGGCCCTGGGCGGAG TGCTCCTCAGAGTGCGGCTCTGGCACGCAGCGTAGAGACGTCATCTGTGTGTCCAAACTGGGGACTGAGTTCAACGTGACTTCTCCTAGCAACTGTTCCCACcttcccaggccccctgccctgcAGCCCTGTCAAGGGCAGGACTGCCAGGACCGGTGGTTTTCTACACCCTGGAGTCCG TGTTCTCGCTCCTGCCAGGGCGGCGTGCAGACAAGGGAGGTCCAGTGCCTGACTGCCAATCAGACCCTCAGCATCCGATGCCCTCTTCACCTGCGGCCCGCCAGGAAACGATCCTGTAACAGCCAGCCCTGCAGCCAGCGCCCTG atGACCAATGCAAGGACAGCTCTCCACACTGCCCCCTGGTGGTGCAGGCCCGGCTCTGCGTCTATCCCTACTACACAGCCACCTGTTGCCGCTCTTGTGCCCATGTCCTGGAGCGGTCTTCCCCAGAGCCTGCCTGA